In the Halococcus hamelinensis 100A6 genome, CGACGTCCCGGCCGGCGAGTACGAGTTCACCGTGAGCGTCGTCGACGCGGACGCGACGGCGATGGTCTCCTTCGAAATCGAGGACTGAGCGCTGTCCGTCCGACACACCGACCCACGCTTTTTTGATCGATGCGACGACGAGAACCATCGACGCCCGGCATCGACAGCAACGGGACTGTGATCGACGGCGGCGTAATGGATGAGAACCGATCCGTGAGCGATGGATTTCGACAACCGTTTTAGTCACCGGCCGTTGCCTCCGGTAATGGGTAGCTGTATCATCTGCGGCACCTCCACCGAGGGCTACATCTGCGAGAGCCACCAGGAGGACGTCGTCTTTGACTTCGAAGGATCGCACGCCAACCAACTCACCCCCGGACGCTTCTACCGCGGCTCGGTCGACGGCTTCGCCGAGTTCGGCGTCTTCATCGACATCGGCGACAGCGTGACCGGGCTCCTCCACCGAAGCGAACTCGACAGCCGGCTCGAAAGCCTCGATTGGGACTCCGGCGACGAGGTCTACGTTCAGGTCACCGACGTTCACGACAACGGCAACGTCGACCTCACGTGGTCGATCCGCCAGTCCGACCGCGAGTTCCGGGGCGCGCTCGTCGACACCCCGGAGGGCGACGAGCTCCCCGCGGAGGCCGACGACCCAAATGAAGACGCGGCTGCCGGGCGTCCGGTAGCCGACACCGCCGACGAATCCACCGACGCGGAATCGACGGCCGACCAGACGGAATCGACGGCCGCCGAAACGGAACCGACGACCGACCGAACCCGCACCGACGGCGACAGCCCGGTCGAGACGGCGTCGACCACCGATCCCGGCAGCGTGGTTTCCGACGCCGATGACACGACGTCCGATCCCGACGGTCAGGCTGCCGATGCGGGCGGTGCACAGCTCGTCGAACCCGAACCCGAGTCGGAATCGACCTCGGGGACCGAGTACGAGACGGTTCGCACCGACGACCTCGACGAGTACGTCGACGACTCGGTCCGCATCGAGGGCGAGGTCGCGAGCGTTCGCCAGACGGGCGGCCCGACGGTGTTCACCCTCCGCGACGAGGCCGGCACCGTCGAGTGTGCGGCCTTCGAGGAGGCGGGCGTCCGGGCCTATCCCGGCATCGAGGCCGGCGCGTTCGTCGCGGTCGAGGGTCACGTCGAGCGCCACCGGGGCGGTCTTCAGGTCGAATCCGACGACCTCTCGGTGCTCGACGAGTCGGGGCGCGAGGCGGTCGAGACGCGGATGGCGGACGCGCTCGCGGACGAGGCCGAGGTCGAGTCGGTCGATCTCCTCGCCGAGGATAGCGTTGTGGCGGACCTCACTAACGAGATCCGCGACCTCGCGGGGACCATCCGACGTGCGGTGTTGGAGTCCCGACCCGTCGTGGTGCGCCACGACGCGAGCGCCGACGGCTACCTCGCCGCGGCGGCCATCGAGCGCGCGACGCTGCCGTTCGTGGAGGCCGAACACGCCCGGAGCGACGCCGGCTACCACTACTTCGACCGACGGCCGCTCGCCGAGGGTGTCTACGACATGGACTCGGCGACGCGCGACGTCACGAAGATGCTCGACGCCCGCGAGCGCCACGACGAGGCGATCCCGCTGTTCGTCTTCTGTGGCGTCGGCGGGACGAGCGCCTCGTCCGATGGACTGTCCCTGCTCTCGGTCTACGACGCCGAGCGCGCGGTGCTCGACGTCGACGTCGAGGAGCACGTGGACGTGGACGCGTTCGTCGGGACGGACGGGGACGACACCACGGCGGCCGCGCTCGCGGCGAACGTCGCGGTCCACATCGACCCCGAGGCCCGCGAGGACCTCGCACACCTGCCGGCGGTGAGCTTCTGGGAACACACCCCGGCGGCCTACGCCGACCTCGCGGACGAAGCGGGCTACGACGCCGAGCGGGCGCGGGAGGTCCGCGAGGCGGTCGCGCTGGTCGCGAACTACCAGTCCTACGAGGACAAACGCGAGCTCGTTCGCGACCTCGTCTTCGAGGGCGGCGAGGCGCTCGCGGCGGCCTTCGCCTCGCGCTTCCGGACGAAACGCGACGCCGCCATCGAGACCGCACGCGCCCACCTCGACTACCGCGAGGTCGACGGGGGAACGATCGGAGTGCTCGACACCGACGCGTTCACCCACCGCTACGACTTCCCGCCGACCGCGCTGCTCTGTGACGAACTCCACCGCCGGACCCGCGAGGCGGCTTCGGTCCTCGTCGGCGTCGGCGAGGACGAACTGTTCGTCCGCGGCGACGTGGACATCCACGCCATCGCCGAGGAAACCGCCGAGCGCGTCCCCGACGCCGACGTCTCCGTCGGCGCGGCGCGTGACGACCGGCTCGAATTCCTGCTCGGCGAACGCGATGCGGTGCAGGAAGCGGTTCTCGACGTCGTGGCCGAGCAGGCCTAACCGGACGAACTCGCTTCTTTCGCTGTCGGATAGCCCTTCCCAGTCTCATCGCCAAGTGCACTCTAGCTGTTGTAACAAACGAGATACGACCTCGACGCGACGAAACCTCGGCTACGAAACTTCGAAGACACGCAACGTATCGCGTTTCGTACGTTCCGAGAAGCGCTGGTCCAGCCCGAGGTCGGTGAATATCCCCTTCCAGTTCCGGTAGTAGAGCGGGAAGTCGTCGTTGACGTAGTTCACGTCGCCGTGGTCCTCCGAGTCGCCGCCCTCGTTCTCGACGGTAACGAGCAGGTCCGCCGCGACGCGGGCCACCTCTTCGAAGACTCCGCTATTCTCCGGCGGGACGTGCTGGAGGGTCTCCACCGAGTAGACAACGTCGAAGGCGTCGTCGGGAAAATCGGGGAGGACATCCTCGATCGCGCCGGTGTGGAACGTGCCCGTCGCGGCCAGCTCGGGATACCGGTCGGCCATCGCCGCGAAGGACTCGTCGTTGATGTCGATGCCCGCCAGATCCGAAAAGCCCGCCTCCTGGAGGTGGGCGAGGTGTCGACCGGCGCTACAGCCGAGTTCGAGGATCGCAGCGTCCGCGGGGACGGCGGCCGTACAGACCTCGGCGAGGCGTTCGCTCGTCGCGTTGGCTCCCAGATGTGCGTAGTAGGCGGGTGAGAACTCCCCGGAACGTCCGGCCCAGCAACGGTGGTTCTCGGCCGGGTCCATACCCACCCTTCGGCGAGGGTGGTTAAATACTCGTCAGGATCGAACGGCGTCGGTGGTCGAAATCTACCAGAACTTCAGGTTGTCCTTCACGGCCTCGCGCTTCAACTCCTGGATGTGCTCGGTGAGTGGGATGTCCTTCGGGCAGACATCGGTACACGAGAACTGGGTCTGACACCGCCAGACGCCGTGTTCCTGTTCGAGGATGTTGAGGCGGTGTTCCTTCAGGTCGTCCTCCTCGCGTTCGTCCATCGCGAACCGGTAGGCCTTGTTGATCGCCGCCGGGCCGAGGTACTTGTTGTCGCCCGCCGCGATGTTACACGAGGACTGGCACGCGCCACACCAGATACACCGTGTGCTCATCTTGATCTTCTCGCGGTTCTCGCGGCTCTGGAGCTGTTCCTCGCCGTCGGGGGTCTCGCCCTGGAAGTAGGGTTCGACCGCGTGCATCTGGTCGTAGAAGTGCTCCATGTCGACCACGAGGTCCTTCTCGACGTCCTGGTGGGGCAGGGGTTCGACCCGTACGGTCTCGGCGTCGAGGTCCGCGACCTGGGTCTGGCAGCCGAGACGCTGTGAACCGTTGATGAACAGCGCGTCGGAGCCACAGACCGCCTGCCGACAGGAGTGCCGGAAGGTCAGCGTCGAGTCGTAGTGGTCGCGGGCGTAGATCAGGGCGTCGAGCACCGTCATGCCCTGCTTGAGCGGTACCCGGAACTCGTCGAACCGGGGTTTCGTCTTGCCCTCGACCTCGGGGTCGTAGCGGTAGACGACGAGGCTGACGTGCTCGCTTCCCTCGTCGGCCGTCGACTCCGCGCGCGCCTCGCGCTCCTCGGCGTCGACCCGCTTGCGTTCGAGTCGGCGTTCCTGCGGGGAGTCGCCCTGTTCGCCCTCGGCGTCCGATTGCTGTATCTGTGTACTCATTGGTTGTGTCGGTTAGCTCATTCCCGTCATCGCGAGCGCGAGCCGAACGCCCTGGACTATCAGCGCTGCGCTGGCGACCACCAGCACGCCGGCGACGACCTTCTTCTGGGTCCCGTCGAGGCCCTGGTTCACGAGCGCGTTGTAGACCCCGTTGACACCGTGGAAGGTCGCGGTGATCAGAAACAGGATCATCGTCGCGAAGTAGCCCACCTGGCTCATCCGGAGGCTCGACCCCGCGAGGGTGATCTCGTAGGCGTGGTTCACGAAGTGGAGGAGCATGAAGTGGAAGGCGAGCACGACGATCAGGAACGCCGCCGTGACCCGCTGGAGGAACCACCGCCAGCCCCGTCGGTCGAACGAGGAGTACTGTTCGGCCATCTAGAAGGCCCCCGAGAGGAAGGTCGGGACGCTAGCTACGGCGATGATCCCGGTGAGGACCAGCGACGCGTAGAAGCTCTTGTCCTGGGATTCGAGTCCGACCCCCAGGTCGACGAACAGTAGTCGAATGCCGTTCAGGATGTGGAAGGCGGCCACCGCGAGCAGGCCGACCTCGAGGATGCGAACCAACAACAGCCCTTCGAGACTCTGGAGGGTCGTGTTGTAGGCGTTCGCCCCCGACATCGCCGTGCTCAGAACCGAGATGTGGACGAAGAGATAGCCGATCAGCACCCAGCCCGTAAACTTATGAAAAACCCAGGCCCACATCCCGGCGGAGAACTCCCGCCACCGGCCGAAGTCCTCCACGAGGCCCCGCTTGTACGACTGACTCATGCGTTCGGACTCTCGTACCCGCCGGGTTTAGTCGTTACGTACCCGGACAGGCGTTCCGTCGGCGACGACGTTCGCAACCACTATACCCGACTCGACTGTAACTCACCCAATGGACTGGACCGAGACGTACCGTCCGTCGACCCTCTCCGAGGTCCGGGGCAACAACAAGGCCCGCGACGCCCTCCGCGAGTGGGCCGAGACCTGGGAGGACCACCGCGAAGCCGTCATCCTCCACGGCGCGCCCGGCGTCGGCAAGACCAGCGCGGCCCACGCGCTCGCGAACGACATGAGCTGGCCCACGATCGAACTCAACGCCTCGAATCAACGGACGAAAGCCATCATCGAGCGGGTCGCGGGCGAGGCCGCCAAATCCGGTACCCTCTCGGGCGGCAGCGCGGGTCGGCGGCTCGTCGTCATGGACGAGGCCGACAACCTACACGGGAACGTCGACCGCGGCGGCTCGCGCGCGATCACGAGCCTCGTGAAGGAAGCGGGCCAGCCGATGGTGCTGATCGCCAACGAGTTCTACGAGATGTCGAACGCCCTCCGGAACGCCTGTGAGACCATCGAGTTCCGCGACGTCTCGGCGCGCTCGATCCGCCCCGTGCTCCGGGACATCTGCCGTCAGGAAGGCGTCGAGTACGAGGACGACGCCCTCGAAGCCATCGCCGAACACAACAGCGGCGACCTCCGAGGGGCGGTCAACGACCTCCAGGCGCTCGCCGAGTCCACCGAGAAGCTCACCGCCGACGACGTCGTGACCAGCGACCGCGACCGCACCACGGGGATCTTCGACTTCCTCGACGCGCTGATCAAGGAAGAGGACGCCGAGGGCGCACTCCGGATGTCCTACGACGTCGACGAGACCCCCGACGACCTCATCAACTGGATCGAGGACAACGTCCCGAAGGATTTCCATGGCGCGGAACTCGCCGACGCCTACGACAACCTCGCGAACGCCGACCGCTGGCTCGGCCGCGTGCGCGCGACCCAGAACTACTCCTACTGGCGATACGCGGGCGACGCCATGACCGCGGGCGTGGCCGCCTCGCGCCGCGAACCGAAGGGCGGCTGGACGCGCTACGGCCCGCCGAGCTACTGGTCGAAGCTCGGGCGCTCGCGCGGCACGCGCGACACGCGCGACTACATCGCCCAGCGGATCGCCGAGACCGCTGGCGTGAGCATGGCGAGCGCGCGCCGCGAGGTCATGCCCTACCTCGCGACGATGACCCACCACTGCACCAACCGCGAACTGACCGTGGCGATGACGGCGCGCTACGACCTGGAGGCGAAACACGTCTCGTTCATCACCGGCAGCGGCGAGAGCACCAACAAGGTCCAGTCCGTCGTCGAGGACGCGGCCCGGCTCCGCGAGGAGGCCGCCGTCGAGGGTTCACAGGGCGCGTTCGAGGGCGCGACCAGGACGGACGACGACCCGCTCGCCGACGACGAGCCGGACGACGGTGACGAACCGGCCGAAGCCGACGAGCCGGAAGACGAGGCAGCCGAGGAGGCCGCGGCGGACGACTCCCAGTCCGGCCTCGCGGATTTCTACTGAGCCGCCACCTGCGAGCTTTTCCCCCACCCACACGAGGTCCGGCCATGCGCGCCGCAGTCCTCACTGAGTACGGCGAACCGCTCGATGTCCGTGAGATCGAGGAACCGGACCCCGCGAGCCACGGCGTCGTCGTCGACGTCGACGCCTGCGGGGTCTGCCGGAGCGACTGGCACGCCTGGCACGGCCACGGCGAGTGGGCCGACGACCGGGTCCCGCTGGGGCAGGTCCTCGGCCACGAACCAGCGGGCGAAATCGTCGCGGTCGGCGACGAGGTCACGGCGCGCGCGCTCGGCGAGCGGGTCGCGGTACCGTTCAGCCTCGGCTGTGGCTCCTGTCCCACCTGCCGCAACGGTCACGGCAACGTCTGTGCGGACGACCGCGCGCTCGGGTTCGAGGCGAGTACCCCGGGGGCGTTCGCCGAGCGGGTCCACGTCCCGAACGCCGAGTACAACGTCACGCCGCTTCCCGACGGCGTTTCACCGGTGGCGATGGCCGCGCTCGGCTGTCGGTACGTCACGGCCTACAACGCGCTCGCGCGCCGGGCCGACCTGGAGGCCGGCGAGTGGCTCGCGGTCGTGGGCTGTGGCGGGGTCGGCCTCTCGGCGGTCCAGCTCGGCGCGGCGATGGGCGCGCGGGTGCTCGCGGTGGATCTCGACGGGGCCGCGCTCGACCTCGCTGCGGACCTCGGCGCGCGGGCGACGGTCGACGCGACCGACGATCCA is a window encoding:
- a CDS encoding succinate dehydrogenase/fumarate reductase iron-sulfur subunit, with product MSTQIQQSDAEGEQGDSPQERRLERKRVDAEEREARAESTADEGSEHVSLVVYRYDPEVEGKTKPRFDEFRVPLKQGMTVLDALIYARDHYDSTLTFRHSCRQAVCGSDALFINGSQRLGCQTQVADLDAETVRVEPLPHQDVEKDLVVDMEHFYDQMHAVEPYFQGETPDGEEQLQSRENREKIKMSTRCIWCGACQSSCNIAAGDNKYLGPAAINKAYRFAMDEREEDDLKEHRLNILEQEHGVWRCQTQFSCTDVCPKDIPLTEHIQELKREAVKDNLKFW
- a CDS encoding succinate dehydrogenase hydrophobic membrane anchor subunit, with amino-acid sequence MAEQYSSFDRRGWRWFLQRVTAAFLIVVLAFHFMLLHFVNHAYEITLAGSSLRMSQVGYFATMILFLITATFHGVNGVYNALVNQGLDGTQKKVVAGVLVVASAALIVQGVRLALAMTGMS
- a CDS encoding OB-fold nucleic acid binding domain-containing protein, yielding MGSCIICGTSTEGYICESHQEDVVFDFEGSHANQLTPGRFYRGSVDGFAEFGVFIDIGDSVTGLLHRSELDSRLESLDWDSGDEVYVQVTDVHDNGNVDLTWSIRQSDREFRGALVDTPEGDELPAEADDPNEDAAAGRPVADTADESTDAESTADQTESTAAETEPTTDRTRTDGDSPVETASTTDPGSVVSDADDTTSDPDGQAADAGGAQLVEPEPESESTSGTEYETVRTDDLDEYVDDSVRIEGEVASVRQTGGPTVFTLRDEAGTVECAAFEEAGVRAYPGIEAGAFVAVEGHVERHRGGLQVESDDLSVLDESGREAVETRMADALADEAEVESVDLLAEDSVVADLTNEIRDLAGTIRRAVLESRPVVVRHDASADGYLAAAAIERATLPFVEAEHARSDAGYHYFDRRPLAEGVYDMDSATRDVTKMLDARERHDEAIPLFVFCGVGGTSASSDGLSLLSVYDAERAVLDVDVEEHVDVDAFVGTDGDDTTAAALAANVAVHIDPEAREDLAHLPAVSFWEHTPAAYADLADEAGYDAERAREVREAVALVANYQSYEDKRELVRDLVFEGGEALAAAFASRFRTKRDAAIETARAHLDYREVDGGTIGVLDTDAFTHRYDFPPTALLCDELHRRTREAASVLVGVGEDELFVRGDVDIHAIAEETAERVPDADVSVGAARDDRLEFLLGERDAVQEAVLDVVAEQA
- the sdhC gene encoding succinate dehydrogenase, cytochrome b556 subunit produces the protein MSQSYKRGLVEDFGRWREFSAGMWAWVFHKFTGWVLIGYLFVHISVLSTAMSGANAYNTTLQSLEGLLLVRILEVGLLAVAAFHILNGIRLLFVDLGVGLESQDKSFYASLVLTGIIAVASVPTFLSGAF
- a CDS encoding zinc-binding dehydrogenase, translating into MRAAVLTEYGEPLDVREIEEPDPASHGVVVDVDACGVCRSDWHAWHGHGEWADDRVPLGQVLGHEPAGEIVAVGDEVTARALGERVAVPFSLGCGSCPTCRNGHGNVCADDRALGFEASTPGAFAERVHVPNAEYNVTPLPDGVSPVAMAALGCRYVTAYNALARRADLEAGEWLAVVGCGGVGLSAVQLGAAMGARVLAVDLDGAALDLAADLGARATVDATDDPARAIRDLTDGGAHVALDALGSAETFRTTIECLRRRGRHVQVGLTGDDERGEAALPVDELVRNEIDLLGARGLSPTRYGDLFDLLAGGAIDPGELVTREVSLEDVSDRLAAMDDYGVTGVEVVTEF
- a CDS encoding class I SAM-dependent methyltransferase, whose product is MDPAENHRCWAGRSGEFSPAYYAHLGANATSERLAEVCTAAVPADAAILELGCSAGRHLAHLQEAGFSDLAGIDINDESFAAMADRYPELAATGTFHTGAIEDVLPDFPDDAFDVVYSVETLQHVPPENSGVFEEVARVAADLLVTVENEGGDSEDHGDVNYVNDDFPLYYRNWKGIFTDLGLDQRFSERTKRDTLRVFEVS
- a CDS encoding replication factor C large subunit, with the translated sequence MDWTETYRPSTLSEVRGNNKARDALREWAETWEDHREAVILHGAPGVGKTSAAHALANDMSWPTIELNASNQRTKAIIERVAGEAAKSGTLSGGSAGRRLVVMDEADNLHGNVDRGGSRAITSLVKEAGQPMVLIANEFYEMSNALRNACETIEFRDVSARSIRPVLRDICRQEGVEYEDDALEAIAEHNSGDLRGAVNDLQALAESTEKLTADDVVTSDRDRTTGIFDFLDALIKEEDAEGALRMSYDVDETPDDLINWIEDNVPKDFHGAELADAYDNLANADRWLGRVRATQNYSYWRYAGDAMTAGVAASRREPKGGWTRYGPPSYWSKLGRSRGTRDTRDYIAQRIAETAGVSMASARREVMPYLATMTHHCTNRELTVAMTARYDLEAKHVSFITGSGESTNKVQSVVEDAARLREEAAVEGSQGAFEGATRTDDDPLADDEPDDGDEPAEADEPEDEAAEEAAADDSQSGLADFY